The Indicator indicator isolate 239-I01 chromosome 32, UM_Iind_1.1, whole genome shotgun sequence genome contains a region encoding:
- the ZNF362 gene encoding zinc finger protein 362: MAVEKRPACSTRAQLELEMDAADKGKQRQYSQRMAEPRFNNPYFWPPPPTMPSQLDNLVLINKIKEQLMAEKIRPPHLPPTSVASQQPLLVPPSPADSSQSIMSLPKLQQVPGLHPQAVPQPDVALHARPATSTVTGLGLASRAPAVSTSESSPGTGTTTPSTPTSTSQSRLIASSPTLISGITSPPLLDSIKTIQGHGLLGAPKTERGRKKIKAENPSGPPVLVVPYPILASGETAKEGKTYRCKVCPLTFFTKSEMQIHSKSHTEAKPHKCPHCSKSFANASYLAQHLRIHLGVKPYHCSYCEKSFRQLSHLQQHTRIHTGDRPYKCPHPGCEKAFTQLSNLQSHQRQHNKDKPYKCPNCYRAYTDSASLQIHLSAHAIKHAKAYCCSMCGRAYTSETYLMKHMSKHTVVEHLVSQHSPQRTESPGIPVRISLI; this comes from the exons GATGGCGGAACCTCGCTTCAACAACCCCTACTTCTGGCCGCCCCCCCCAACCATGCCCAGCCAG CTGGACAACCTTGTCCTCATCAACAAAATCAAGGAGCAGTTGATGGCAGAGAAGATCCGACCCCCACACTTGCCCCCCACCTCGGtggcctcccagcagcccctcctggtgcccccctcccccgccgATAGCAGCCAGTCCATCATGTCCCTCCCCAAACTCCAGCAAGTCCCAGGTCTCCATCCTCAAGCTGTCCCCCAGCCTGATGTGGCCCTCCACGCCCGGCCAGCCACCAGCACCGTCACAG GGTTGGGGCTGGCTTCTCGTGCTCCGGCGGTCAGCACCTCGGAGTCcagcccagggacagggaccaCCACCCCTTCAACTCCCACCTCCACCAGCCAGAGTCGCCTCATCGCCTCCTCGCCCACCCTAATCTCAGGGATCACCAGCCCCCCACTCCTCGACTCCATAAAGACAATCCAGGGCCACGGTTTGTTGGGAGCACCCAAGACCGAGCGAGGCCGGAAGAAGATCAAGGCGGAAAATCCCTCGGGCCCACCAGTCCTGGTGGTTCCTTATCCCATCCTGGCTTCTGGGGAGACGGCCAAAGAGGGCAAGACGTACAG GTGTAAGGTCTGCCCCTTGACGTTCTTCACCAAGTCGGAGATGCAGATCCACTCCAAGTCGCACACAGAGGCCAAGCCCCACAAGTGCCCTCACTGCTCCAAGTCCTTCGCCAACGCCTCCTACCTGGCCCAGCACCTCCGCATCCACCTGGGCGTCAAACCCTACCACTGCTCCTACTGCGAGAAGTCCTTCCGCCAGCTctcccacctccagcagcacaccAG AATCCACACTGGTGACAGACCCTACAAGTGCCCACACCCCGGCTGCGAAAAGGCCTTCACGCAACTCTCCAACCTCCAG TCCCACCAGCGCCAGCACAACAAGGACAAGCCCTACAAGTGCCCCAACTGCTACCGGGCCTACACCGACTCGGCCTCACTGCAGATCCACCTCTCTGCTCACGCCATCAAGCACGCCAAGGCCTACTGCTGCAGCATGTGTGGCCGTGCCTACACCTCG GAGACATACCTGATGAAGCACATGTCCAAACACACGGTGGTGGAGCACCTGGTCAGCCAGCACTCCCCGCAGCGCACCGAGTCCCCGGGCATCCCTGTCCGGATCTCCCTCATCTAA